The Syngnathus acus chromosome 3, fSynAcu1.2, whole genome shotgun sequence genome includes a window with the following:
- the mical2a gene encoding F-actin-monooxygenase MICAL2 isoform X4: MAETEDERESNIGKLFEDFVQASTCKGTLQAFYVLCGQLDLDPANNGTFYNNLKAKVTCWKAKALWSKLDKRMSHKEYRKGEACVGTKCLIIGGGPCGLRTAIELALMGAKVVVIEKRDSFSRNNVLHLWPFTIHDLRDLGAKKFYGKFCAGAIDHISIQQLQLMLLKVALIVAVEFHINVEFVNLVEPPEKQDDEGPGWRAAIQPADHPVADFDFDVVVGADGRRNTLEGFKRKEFRGKLAIAITANFINRNTTAEAKVEEISGVAFIFNQKFFLDLKEETGIDLENIVYYKDNTHYFVMTAKKQSLLDKGVVINDYVETQRLLSSDNVNQEALLCYAREAADFGTNYQLPTLDFAMNHCGQPDVAMFDFTSMHASENAALVRERFGHQLLVTLVGDSLLEPFWPMGTGCARGFLAAFDTAWMVKGWSQGRTVLDLLAERESIYRLLPQTTPENIAKNLEQYTIDPTTRYPNLISSCVKPHQVCHLYLNGALNSCSLERAASIRRPVNVCQRESDIRPARLLTWCQKQTEGYRNVTITDLTFSWSIGLALCALIHRFKPHLIDFESLNEENQADNLQLAFDIAEREFGIKPFASVKELSGSLEIEKTRIINYLSKFYELFRGTPLPDAGSRRVDENSEDYPSKAVRSNNNLLNICLPRKRVPKDEKKTDGPDAIYKRRRKYFTHPEEDTNLSAREPKENKVRSMATQLLAKFETKTKYTQWKEGGSVQRAFPQLTEKCHSCERRVYLVERICAEGFYFHRECFRCTTCSSTLHQGLHAFDARYGKLYCKLHFDQLKNETSPQRNGSARLNPLQSRFEGLCDATEEGATSSCTVALPSQSPAGTLGSVLWEQLSRPLSVARGVCRAPRPMCRRAARAFVSHLRDNVQDYAFMYELLSMTLPLLLILYDVLLQMQTEAAPMWV, encoded by the exons TGCCTCATCATCGGAGGAGGTCCGTGCGGCCTGCGCACGGCCATCGAGCTGGCCTTAATGGGGGCCAAAGTGGTGGTGATCGAGAAGAGGGACTCCTTCTCTAGGAATAACGTGCTGCACCTTTGGCCCTTTACCATCCATGACCTGCGGGACCTCGGAGCCAAAAAGTTTTATGGCAAATTCTGCGCTGGAGCCATAGATCACATCA GTATCCAGCAGCTGCAGCTGATGCTGCTGAAGGTGGCTCTCATTGTTGCAGTGGAGTTTCATATCAATGTAGAGTTTGTCAACCTAGTGGAACCTCCTGAGAAGCAAGACGATGAAG GGCCAGGGTGGAGAGCTGCAATCCAACCTGCTGATCACCCCgtggctgactttgactttgacgtgGTGGTGGGGGCCGACGGGCGCAGGAACACGCTGGAAG gtttcaaaagaaaagaatttcGCGGCAAGTTGGCAATCGCCATCACCGCCAACTTCATCAACAGGAACACGACAGCGGAGGCCAAGGTGGAGGAAATTAGTGGCGTGGCCTTCATCTTCAATCAAAAGTTCTTTCTTGACCTCAAAGAAGAAACAG GCATCGACCTGGAAAACATTGTGTACTACAAGGACAACACGCACTACTTTGTCATGACTGCGAAGAAACAGAGCCTGCTGGATAAAGGAGTTGTCATTAAT GATTACGTGGAGACACAGAGGCTGCTGAGTAGCGATAACGTCAACCAGGAAGCTCTCCTGTGCTATGCCAGAGAGGCTGCTGATTTTGGCACCAACTACCAGCTTCCCACGCTGGACTTTGCCATGAACCACTGCGGCCAGCCCGACGTAGCCATGTTCGACTTCACTAGCATGCACGCCTCGGAAAACGCCGCTCTGGTCAGGGAGAGGTTTGGACATCAACTGCTGGTTACGCTAGTGGGCGACAGCCTTTTGGAG CCTTTCTGGCCCATGGGGACGGGCTGCGCTAGAGGATTCTtggctgccttcgacactgccTGGATGGTAAAAGGCTGGTCTCAGGGTCGGACCGTTCTTGACTTGCTGGCAGAGAG AGAAAGCATTTACAGGTTGCTGCCACAAACAACACCTGAGAACATCGCCAAAAACTTGGAACAGTACACCATCGACCCTACGACGCGGTACCCCAACCTCATCTCTTCGTGTGTCAAGCCTCACCAG GTGTGTCACCTGTACTTGAACGGAGCGCTGAATTCGTGCTCTCTGGAGCGTGCCGCCTCCATCCGTCGACCTGTTAATGTCTGCCAACGAG AATCTGATATCAGGCCGGCGAGGCTTCTCACATGGTGCCAGAAACAGACTGAAGGTTACAGGAATGTAACAATCACGGACTTGACGTTCTCTTGGAGTATTGGCCTCGCCTTGTGTGCCTTGATCCACAGGTTCAAACCCCATCTCAT AGACTTTGAGTCATTGAATGAGGAAAACCAGGCCGACAACCTCCAGCTGGCTTTTGACATTGCGGAGCGGGAATTTGGGATCAAACCATTCGCATCTGTGAAAGAGCTGAGTGGCTCCCTGGAGATAGAGAAGACCAGAATCATTAACTACCTCTCCAAATTCTACGAACTCTTCCGAGGCACACCGTTACCTGATGCAG GCTCCAGACGAGTGGACGAAAACAGTGAAGATTATCCATCGAAGGCGGTCCGAAGTAATAATAACCTTCTCAATATTTGTCTGCCAAGGAAACGAGTTCCGAAG GATGAGAAAAAGACAGATGGTCCGGATGCCATTTACAAAAGGAggagaaaatatttcactcACCCGGAGGAG GACACCAATTTGTCCGCAAGGGAACCCAAAGAGAACAAAGTGCGCTCCATGGCTACACAGTTGCTGGCCAAATTTGAGACTAAAACAAAGTACACCCAATGGAAAGAG GGCGGCTCGGTCCAAAGGGCGTTCCCTCAATTGACTGAAAAGTGCCACTCGTGCGAGCGGCGTGTTTATTTGGTGGAGAGGATTTGTGCCGAAGGCTTCTACTTTCACAGGGAATGCTTTCGCTGCACCACCTGCAGCTCTACCCTGCACCAGGGATTACATGCCTTTGACGCACGATACG GTAAATTATACTGCAAGCTTCACTTTGATCAACTCAAGAACGAGACAAGCCCGCAGAGGAACGGCTCTGCACGCTTG AATCCTTTACAAAGTCGGTTCGAGGGGCTATGCGATGCTACGGAAGAGGGCGCCACCTCCAGCTGTACGGTGGCCCTGCCGAGCCAGTCTCCAGCAGGTACTCTTGGCTCTGTTTTGTGGGAGCAGCTGAGCAGGCCCCTGAGCGTGGCTCGTGGCGTATGTCGCGCCCCCAGGCCTATGTGCCGCCGGGCGGCTCGGGCTTTTGTTAGCCACTTAAGGGACAACGTCCAGGACTATGCCTTCATGTACGAACTACTCAGTATGACTTTGCCCTTGCTGCTCATCTTGTACGATGTTCTGCTGCAGATGCAAACCGAGGCCGCGCCCATGTGGGTGTAG